From Bosea sp. NBC_00550, the proteins below share one genomic window:
- the argE gene encoding acetylornithine deacetylase, whose amino-acid sequence MTASAQAGQRYTPLEMLARLVAFDTVSDKSNLPLIDFVEDYLAGWGVASVRFPNAAGDKAALFATVGPQDRGGVVLSGHTDVVPVTGQAWSRDPFALHVEDGRAYGRGAVDMKGFVALGLALVPDFLAADLKTPIHLFLSYDEEVTCLGVVDGIAAMGKTTGGKTLPRPRAVIVGEPTSLDICDAHKGVRTFQTSIAGFAAHSSKPQLGASAVHAGALLAAELDHMAEDAKRGLDASGRFDPPYDTVHIGTFHGGIARNILADRSEILWEIRTLPSSDPEAGPTRFAAVSDKVLERMRATAPSSKIETVMTSDVPGLAPEPGSEAERLAMRLSGRNHTIAVAYATEAGHFQQAGLATVVCGPGSIDQAHQPNEYITLEQLQAGETFMRKLMAECQAG is encoded by the coding sequence TTGACCGCCTCCGCTCAAGCCGGGCAGCGCTACACGCCGCTCGAGATGCTCGCCCGCCTCGTCGCCTTCGACACGGTGAGCGACAAGTCCAACCTGCCACTGATTGATTTCGTCGAGGATTATCTCGCCGGCTGGGGCGTCGCCTCCGTGCGCTTTCCCAATGCGGCGGGGGACAAGGCTGCGCTCTTCGCCACGGTCGGCCCGCAGGACCGAGGCGGGGTCGTACTCTCAGGCCATACCGACGTTGTGCCGGTAACGGGCCAGGCCTGGAGCCGCGACCCGTTCGCGCTGCATGTCGAGGATGGACGCGCCTATGGCCGCGGCGCGGTCGACATGAAGGGCTTCGTCGCGCTCGGGCTGGCGCTGGTGCCGGATTTCCTTGCCGCCGACCTCAAGACGCCGATCCACCTGTTCTTGTCCTATGACGAGGAGGTGACCTGCCTCGGCGTGGTCGACGGCATCGCCGCGATGGGCAAGACGACCGGGGGCAAGACGCTGCCGCGGCCGCGCGCCGTCATCGTCGGCGAGCCGACCTCGCTCGACATCTGCGACGCGCACAAGGGAGTCCGGACGTTCCAGACCAGCATCGCGGGCTTCGCGGCGCATTCCTCCAAGCCGCAACTCGGCGCCAGCGCCGTCCATGCCGGCGCGCTGCTCGCGGCCGAGCTCGACCACATGGCCGAGGACGCGAAACGGGGGCTGGACGCGAGCGGCCGCTTCGATCCGCCCTATGACACGGTGCATATCGGCACCTTCCATGGCGGCATCGCCCGCAACATCCTGGCCGACCGCAGCGAAATCCTCTGGGAGATCCGCACGCTCCCCAGCTCCGATCCGGAGGCCGGCCCCACGCGCTTCGCGGCCGTGTCGGACAAGGTGCTGGAGCGCATGCGCGCGACCGCGCCGAGCTCTAAAATCGAGACGGTGATGACGTCGGACGTTCCGGGGCTGGCGCCCGAGCCGGGCTCCGAGGCCGAGCGGCTCGCCATGCGGCTGTCAGGACGCAACCACACCATCGCCGTGGCCTACGCCACCGAGGCCGGGCATTTCCAGCAGGCCGGGCTGGCAACCGTGGTCTGCGGGCCCGGCTCGATCGACCAGGCGCATCAGCCGAACGAGTACATCACGCTGGAACAGCTTCAGGCCGGCGAGACCTTCATGCGCAAGCTGATGGCCGAGTGCCAGGCGGGCTGA
- a CDS encoding 2'-deoxycytidine 5'-triphosphate deaminase: protein MLPFKPGIQPDSFIRAFIEQGAITLAQPPAEGQIQPASLDLRLGERAYRVRASFLPGPERSVKSRIDDLSLHEIDLTRGAVLETGCVYIAELMEGLRLPKGLRAAANPKSSTGRLDVFTRVITDRAREFDLVEDGYEGPLFIEISPRTFPVLVRSGSRLSQIRFRSGEARLDDRALGEVHARETLVSAADPSFQGGVAVSVDLSGFEGLLGYRGKHHTALIDVDRVGAYRAAEFWEPIPDDGSGSMILDPGQFYILASKEAVHVPPDYAAEMTPFDALVGEFRVHYAGFFDPGFGHSAAGGRGARAVLEVRSRDVPFIIEDGQIVGRLVYETMAARPDALYGAGLKSNYQGQALKLSKHFKG, encoded by the coding sequence ATGCTGCCCTTCAAGCCAGGCATTCAGCCAGACAGCTTCATTCGCGCCTTTATCGAGCAGGGCGCGATCACGCTCGCCCAGCCGCCGGCCGAGGGGCAGATCCAGCCGGCGAGCCTCGATTTGCGCCTGGGCGAGCGCGCCTACCGCGTCCGCGCCAGCTTTCTGCCCGGCCCCGAGCGCAGTGTGAAAAGTCGGATCGATGACCTGTCGCTCCACGAGATCGATCTGACGCGCGGCGCCGTTCTGGAAACCGGCTGCGTCTACATCGCCGAGCTCATGGAGGGCCTGCGGCTGCCCAAAGGCCTGCGCGCCGCGGCCAATCCGAAGAGCTCGACCGGCCGTCTCGATGTCTTCACCCGCGTCATCACGGATCGCGCCCGGGAATTCGACCTGGTCGAGGACGGTTATGAAGGACCGCTCTTCATCGAGATTTCGCCGCGCACCTTCCCGGTGCTGGTCCGTTCCGGCTCGCGGCTCTCGCAGATCCGCTTCCGTTCCGGCGAGGCGCGGCTCGACGATCGGGCGCTCGGCGAGGTCCACGCGCGCGAGACGCTGGTCAGTGCCGCCGATCCATCATTCCAGGGCGGTGTTGCCGTCAGTGTCGATCTCTCCGGCTTCGAGGGGCTGCTCGGCTATCGTGGCAAGCATCACACCGCGCTGATCGATGTCGATCGTGTCGGTGCCTATCGGGCCGCCGAGTTCTGGGAGCCGATCCCGGATGACGGCTCGGGCAGCATGATCCTCGATCCCGGCCAGTTCTACATTCTGGCCTCCAAGGAGGCCGTGCATGTTCCGCCGGACTATGCTGCCGAGATGACGCCCTTCGACGCGCTCGTCGGCGAATTCCGCGTGCATTATGCCGGCTTCTTCGACCCCGGCTTCGGCCACAGCGCCGCCGGCGGCAGAGGCGCGCGCGCCGTGCTCGAGGTTCGCTCCCGGGACGTCCCCTTCATCATCGAGGACGGTCAGATCGTCGGCCGCCTCGTCTACGAGACCATGGCGGCGAGGCCCGACGCGCTCTACGGCGCCGGCCTGAAGTCGAATTATCAGGGTCAGGCCCTCAAGCTCTCCAAGCATTTCAAGGGCTGA
- a CDS encoding outer membrane protein: MRLGLVSTAVLATCLATSAFAADLPSRQAPPPAPVYVPLFTWAGLYVGLNAGVGWADSGEIGVNGPTAASSGILSGVGGGDGRFVGGAQIGYNWQSGAIVYGLETDIQYVDAGGSVAWGRYSWWDGRGGGDGAYFGTVRARIGYAFDRTLVYVTGGLAYGGLNTNPLTGNTTSNAGWTVGGGVEYAFTNNWTAKIEGLYVDTGEGRRARSFDNAAGGVLPAGTYTAVSNGGGGAGLLRVGVNYKF, encoded by the coding sequence ATGCGTCTAGGCCTCGTTTCCACTGCTGTGCTGGCAACCTGCCTGGCAACCTCGGCCTTCGCGGCCGATCTTCCCAGCCGCCAGGCCCCGCCTCCCGCTCCCGTCTACGTGCCCCTGTTCACCTGGGCTGGTCTTTATGTCGGTCTCAACGCCGGCGTGGGCTGGGCTGACTCGGGCGAGATCGGCGTCAACGGACCGACGGCCGCCTCTTCCGGCATCCTGAGCGGTGTTGGCGGTGGCGACGGCAGGTTCGTCGGCGGCGCCCAGATCGGCTATAACTGGCAGTCCGGCGCGATCGTCTACGGCCTCGAGACCGACATCCAGTATGTCGATGCAGGCGGTAGCGTGGCCTGGGGCCGCTATTCCTGGTGGGATGGCCGCGGCGGCGGTGACGGCGCCTATTTCGGCACTGTGCGTGCTCGCATCGGTTATGCCTTCGACCGAACCCTGGTCTACGTCACCGGCGGTCTGGCCTATGGCGGCCTGAACACCAACCCGCTGACCGGCAACACGACGAGCAACGCCGGCTGGACCGTCGGCGGCGGTGTCGAATACGCCTTCACCAACAACTGGACGGCCAAGATCGAAGGCCTCTACGTCGATACCGGCGAGGGCCGGCGCGCCCGATCCTTCGACAATGCGGCGGGCGGCGTGCTCCCGGCCGGAACCTATACCGCGGTCAGCAACGGCGGCGGCGGTGCCGGGCTCCTGCGCGTCGGCGTGAACTACAAGTTCTGA
- a CDS encoding autotransporter family protein codes for MNAGVVTLDTTKITYALPGQNLGGSNIGLSATGLGSLISANGTAVTMVNVGGSDTGVSAASGAQVTLTGGSITIGGGGGGERGLRSTDSGSLVSATNTAVNVSGAGGNAGVNAANGGIIETSGGSVSVVNGTGGLVESGGIVNMNGTNVTASGSGGFGFQFSNGAVNLLRYGSGVIEASQASFSVQGATGDIILDGTTAVANNNTLLETNGGGNTLFIARGSKLRGVITTPAGNTSNVTLTQATVPAVATVWTMTGNSTATSVTNDNSQIIYSPPTGDLSQLASYKTLTVRDYVGRAGSIALNTFLGTDGSPSDRLVILGGQASGTSALLVSNTIGAGDLTLGNGILVVDAQNGGTTSSGAFSLGRPVVAGPYEYTLYRGSTDTSGPQNWYLRNTSTPGPIPPEPGPIPPEPGPIPPEPTPIPPNPTPIPPAPAPIPNYRREVSLYSALPSMGLIYGRTMIDSLHERVGEQGMLEAPPVTEERTIWCKNPETNFRCTTTLRLPVSSAAAGRSYTAAGWARIIGTHGNQNGGRGGIFGSGPNFDYDIYGLQAGLDLYRNYNADGSRDHAGIYGAIGRIQGDVRHFNGINAGTNTIDGYSIGAYWTHFGASGWYLDGVLQGTWFDAQADSRRLIKLNREGFGFAASLEGGYPIALGNGWIIEPQAQVIYQTLVNGSGNDGAALVRFSEVESLAGRIGARLARSWALEEGTTTSKPRMMTAWLKASLWNEFLGSPMTSFSSATGFIPFRSDLGGAWGEIKAGIDAQITRNTAIYASAGYSIGLDGRSHAYDGRVGIKFSW; via the coding sequence ATGAATGCTGGCGTGGTTACGCTGGACACCACGAAGATCACCTACGCCCTTCCTGGCCAGAATCTTGGCGGCAGCAATATCGGACTTTCAGCAACGGGATTGGGTAGCCTAATCTCTGCGAACGGTACGGCCGTGACGATGGTGAACGTTGGTGGCAGCGACACAGGTGTTAGCGCCGCATCAGGGGCCCAAGTGACGCTAACCGGCGGCAGCATCACCATCGGCGGGGGCGGAGGTGGCGAAAGGGGGCTACGCTCGACCGACAGTGGCAGCCTCGTTTCGGCGACGAACACCGCAGTGAACGTCAGCGGCGCGGGCGGCAATGCAGGCGTTAACGCCGCGAACGGCGGTATCATTGAGACCTCCGGCGGCTCCGTTTCCGTGGTCAACGGAACGGGCGGCCTGGTCGAGAGCGGCGGTATCGTCAACATGAACGGGACCAACGTCACTGCGTCGGGCAGCGGTGGGTTTGGCTTCCAGTTCAGCAATGGCGCCGTCAATCTGCTGCGCTATGGCAGTGGCGTGATCGAAGCAAGCCAGGCTTCCTTTTCTGTCCAGGGCGCAACCGGCGACATCATCCTGGACGGGACCACTGCTGTCGCGAACAACAATACGTTGCTGGAGACGAACGGCGGCGGAAACACACTTTTCATCGCTCGGGGATCGAAGCTGCGAGGGGTCATCACCACGCCCGCCGGCAATACGAGCAATGTGACGCTTACTCAGGCCACTGTGCCCGCTGTGGCCACCGTCTGGACGATGACGGGAAACTCCACGGCAACATCAGTCACCAACGATAACAGCCAGATTATTTACAGCCCCCCGACGGGAGACCTGTCGCAACTCGCAAGCTATAAGACGCTGACGGTCAGGGATTATGTCGGCAGAGCCGGCTCAATCGCGTTGAACACATTTCTCGGGACGGACGGTTCACCGTCCGATCGGCTTGTCATCCTCGGTGGGCAAGCCAGCGGGACATCCGCACTCCTGGTCTCGAATACGATTGGCGCCGGAGATCTGACCCTCGGCAACGGCATTCTCGTGGTCGACGCGCAGAACGGCGGCACCACCAGCTCGGGAGCCTTCTCCTTGGGCAGGCCGGTGGTTGCAGGTCCATATGAATACACGCTGTATCGTGGCAGCACGGACACCTCGGGCCCCCAGAACTGGTATCTGCGCAATACTTCCACTCCGGGCCCCATTCCACCGGAACCGGGGCCCATTCCGCCGGAACCGGGGCCCATTCCGCCAGAACCGACGCCAATTCCACCGAACCCGACTCCGATTCCGCCAGCTCCTGCTCCGATCCCCAACTACCGCCGGGAGGTCTCCCTCTACTCGGCTCTTCCGTCGATGGGGCTGATCTATGGACGCACGATGATCGACAGCCTGCATGAGCGGGTCGGTGAACAGGGCATGCTGGAGGCGCCGCCCGTCACCGAGGAACGCACCATCTGGTGCAAGAACCCCGAGACGAACTTTCGCTGCACCACGACCCTGCGCCTACCCGTCAGCTCGGCTGCTGCCGGCCGCTCCTACACCGCCGCCGGCTGGGCCCGGATCATCGGCACCCACGGTAACCAGAATGGCGGTCGGGGGGGCATCTTCGGAAGCGGTCCGAATTTCGATTACGATATTTACGGCTTGCAGGCCGGCCTCGATCTTTATCGTAACTATAACGCCGACGGCAGCCGCGATCACGCGGGCATCTATGGCGCCATCGGCCGCATTCAGGGCGATGTTCGGCACTTTAATGGCATCAACGCCGGCACCAACACCATCGACGGCTATTCGATCGGCGCCTACTGGACCCACTTCGGTGCGTCAGGCTGGTATCTCGACGGTGTTTTGCAGGGCACATGGTTCGATGCCCAAGCCGACTCCAGGCGCCTGATCAAGCTCAACAGAGAAGGCTTCGGTTTCGCTGCCTCGTTGGAAGGCGGCTACCCGATCGCTCTTGGCAATGGCTGGATCATCGAGCCGCAAGCGCAGGTCATCTACCAGACACTGGTCAACGGCTCCGGCAATGACGGGGCGGCTCTGGTGCGCTTTTCGGAAGTCGAGTCACTGGCCGGACGGATCGGCGCTCGCCTCGCCAGAAGCTGGGCGCTCGAAGAGGGGACAACGACTTCCAAACCGCGCATGATGACCGCCTGGCTGAAGGCGAGCCTCTGGAACGAGTTCCTCGGCAGCCCCATGACCTCGTTCTCCTCGGCGACCGGCTTTATCCCCTTCCGCTCGGATCTTGGCGGAGCCTGGGGCGAGATCAAGGCCGGGATCGATGCGCAGATCACGAGGAACACCGCGATCTACGCCTCCGCCGGTTACTCGATCGGCCTCGATGGGCGCTCCCATGCCTATGATGGCCGCGTGGGCATCAAGTTTTCGTGGTAG
- the apaG gene encoding Co2+/Mg2+ efflux protein ApaG, producing MYQAQTRGVRVTVAPSFMEGESSHAQGRYFWAYSIEIVNFSTQTVQLMTRHWFITDGRGEVHEVRGEGVVGKQPVLRPGESFNYTSGCPLATPDGSMHGFYAMQDENGVIFDVEVPLFPLDSPYVKKVLH from the coding sequence ATGTATCAGGCACAGACGCGTGGCGTGCGTGTGACCGTGGCGCCGTCCTTCATGGAGGGAGAGTCCTCGCATGCGCAGGGCCGCTACTTCTGGGCGTATTCGATCGAGATCGTGAATTTCTCGACGCAGACGGTGCAGTTGATGACCCGGCACTGGTTCATCACCGATGGGCGCGGCGAGGTGCACGAAGTGCGCGGCGAGGGCGTGGTCGGCAAGCAGCCGGTGCTGCGGCCCGGCGAGAGCTTCAACTACACTTCGGGCTGCCCGCTTGCGACACCTGATGGTTCGATGCATGGCTTTTATGCCATGCAGGACGAAAATGGCGTGATCTTCGATGTCGAAGTGCCGCTTTTCCCGCTCGATTCCCCCTATGTGAAGAAGGTTCTGCATTGA